A window of the Mucilaginibacter sp. cycad4 genome harbors these coding sequences:
- a CDS encoding glycosyltransferase family 4 protein produces MTSKKVLIACDSAKSLIDFRGKLVELMRKEHTVYAFIPTIPPEQRAKLALLNIVLFENNLNGSNVSILSDLKYALKLYRLIKQLKPDVFFPYTLKPVIYGTLAAKLGGVRKITPMLSGLGYNFISGNTSLTSKITRILLRFSLKNRKGLSVIFQNKDDIQTLLDSKIISAKHQTAVVNGSGVDLSHYTPTRPDTDNISFIMVSRLINAKGIREYLEAAQIVFLKHPQVTFKLIGSYDDNVDAIHPDLFSEIKHRSVINYLGAVDDVRPYISSSSVVVLPSYYREGIPRCLLEAMAMGRAIITCDSVGCRETVETSPNSNGFLIPVRNTAELVHKMEYFITNKQAISSFGLNGLALAKEKFDVHKVNARMMQIMDLN; encoded by the coding sequence ATGACAAGCAAAAAAGTGCTGATCGCCTGCGATTCGGCCAAATCGCTGATTGATTTTAGAGGGAAGTTAGTTGAGCTGATGCGGAAAGAGCATACCGTTTATGCTTTTATCCCTACAATACCGCCCGAGCAACGTGCAAAACTTGCATTGTTAAACATAGTTTTATTTGAAAACAACCTAAACGGCAGTAATGTATCCATTTTATCTGACCTAAAATACGCGTTAAAACTTTACCGGCTCATTAAACAGCTAAAGCCGGATGTATTTTTTCCGTATACGCTTAAACCGGTTATATATGGGACACTTGCAGCCAAACTGGGCGGCGTAAGGAAAATAACCCCGATGCTTTCGGGCCTTGGGTATAACTTTATTAGCGGTAACACATCTTTAACAAGCAAAATTACCCGTATCTTACTTAGGTTCAGCCTTAAAAACAGAAAGGGATTGTCTGTCATATTTCAAAATAAAGATGATATACAAACCCTTCTTGACTCCAAAATAATATCTGCAAAGCATCAAACTGCCGTCGTTAACGGCTCGGGAGTTGATTTGAGCCACTATACCCCTACCCGGCCGGACACGGATAACATAAGCTTTATCATGGTATCCAGGCTCATCAACGCCAAAGGGATCCGCGAATATTTAGAAGCCGCGCAAATTGTGTTCCTAAAGCATCCGCAGGTAACTTTCAAACTCATCGGATCTTATGATGATAATGTTGATGCCATTCATCCCGATTTATTTTCGGAGATAAAGCACAGGAGCGTGATTAATTACCTGGGCGCCGTTGATGATGTAAGACCATATATAAGCAGTTCATCTGTTGTTGTATTGCCTTCATACTACCGGGAAGGGATTCCACGGTGTTTGCTTGAAGCCATGGCCATGGGACGCGCCATTATAACCTGCGATTCTGTTGGCTGCCGGGAAACTGTTGAAACATCCCCCAATAGCAATGGATTTTTAATACCTGTAAGAAACACAGCCGAACTTGTGCACAAAATGGAGTATTTCATAACCAATAAGCAAGCTATCAGCAGTTTCGGCCTTAACGGGCTTGCCCTGGCAAAGGAAAAATTTGATGTGCATAAAGTAAATGCCAGGATGATGCAGATAATGGACCTAAATTAA
- the asnB gene encoding asparagine synthase (glutamine-hydrolyzing): MCGIYGSTVRYEDEIIFQKLARADFRGPDYSGFERSGPVILGHNRLAIVDLDHRSDQPFTYHHLKIVFNGEIYNYKTLRIKLTAIGYRFTTDSDTEVIAATFLEYGENCVNHFNGMFAFVIYDTRTRQLFGARDRLGKKPFYYAHCGFDFEFASQPSQICIGRDVTIDEQAINEYFIWGYVPEPKSAWNEIKKLEAGHSFGFDCNAGTFRSKKYWDLDLTHTELYQGSYAEAQTDLTRLISNAVDIRMHADVPLGVYLSGGIDSSLVASLAAKNYKNVKTFCIKFREKGFDESVFAQKIAAHLQTDHHTIECNKEEGIELIENFGRYYDEPFADSSAIPTLLLSKYTKKHVTVVLSGDGGDESFLGYSRYKWFNMVDQLFKCPLAVRKRVADIIRISPNYRHKLIALGICNSEIKSLYGLMLGGLEYSWLDNPNLGLQVPFMDIWSSKSTSLFQKLSAFDTKTYLNGDINTKVDRGTMAFSLEARAPLMDHRIIAFAQNLPDSYKFKYGIQKRILKDILYQYAPAQLFDRPKSGFTMPLNHWFKNELKDHVMDHLSISELKNIPGINVQKSFAMINEHMSGKWNRAPQIWKLLVFTQWLKDQHSKPVSTYQVA; the protein is encoded by the coding sequence ATGTGCGGTATATACGGATCAACAGTGAGATATGAAGATGAAATCATATTTCAAAAATTAGCACGGGCAGATTTCAGAGGCCCCGATTATTCTGGTTTTGAGCGTAGCGGGCCTGTTATTTTAGGCCATAACCGCCTGGCTATTGTTGATTTGGATCACCGGTCTGACCAGCCTTTTACCTACCATCATCTTAAAATTGTATTTAATGGCGAGATCTATAACTACAAAACATTACGAATAAAACTAACAGCAATAGGCTACCGGTTTACTACCGATTCCGATACCGAAGTAATAGCCGCCACCTTTCTTGAATACGGCGAAAATTGCGTTAATCATTTCAATGGCATGTTTGCCTTTGTAATTTATGATACCCGTACCCGCCAGCTTTTTGGGGCGCGCGACAGGCTTGGCAAAAAACCATTTTATTACGCACATTGCGGCTTCGACTTTGAATTTGCCAGCCAGCCTTCACAAATATGTATTGGCCGGGATGTAACTATTGATGAACAGGCTATTAATGAGTATTTTATTTGGGGATATGTTCCCGAACCTAAATCGGCATGGAATGAAATTAAAAAGCTTGAGGCAGGGCATTCATTCGGTTTCGATTGTAATGCAGGTACTTTCAGGTCCAAAAAATATTGGGATCTGGATCTAACCCACACCGAACTATATCAAGGCTCATATGCCGAAGCTCAAACAGATTTAACCCGCCTGATCTCCAATGCAGTAGACATACGCATGCATGCCGACGTACCGCTTGGAGTTTATCTTTCAGGAGGAATTGACTCGTCGCTTGTTGCTTCACTGGCTGCTAAAAACTATAAAAATGTAAAAACATTTTGCATAAAATTCAGGGAAAAAGGTTTTGATGAAAGCGTGTTTGCACAAAAAATTGCAGCACACCTGCAAACTGACCATCATACTATTGAATGCAATAAAGAAGAAGGCATTGAACTAATTGAAAATTTTGGCCGGTATTACGATGAGCCATTTGCTGATTCAAGCGCTATCCCTACTTTACTGTTAAGCAAATACACCAAAAAACATGTTACGGTGGTTTTAAGCGGAGATGGCGGAGATGAAAGCTTTTTGGGATACAGCCGTTACAAATGGTTTAACATGGTTGATCAGCTATTTAAATGCCCACTGGCTGTACGTAAAAGGGTTGCAGATATTATCCGGATCTCGCCAAACTATCGCCATAAACTTATTGCATTGGGTATTTGCAATTCAGAAATTAAATCACTTTACGGACTTATGCTCGGCGGCCTCGAATACTCCTGGCTTGATAATCCTAACCTTGGCCTCCAGGTTCCGTTTATGGATATCTGGTCGTCAAAATCAACCAGCTTGTTTCAAAAGTTATCGGCATTTGATACTAAAACCTACTTAAACGGCGATATAAACACCAAGGTTGATCGCGGCACAATGGCATTTTCGTTAGAAGCAAGAGCGCCGCTGATGGACCACCGGATAATTGCCTTTGCTCAAAACCTTCCTGATAGCTATAAATTTAAATATGGCATTCAAAAAAGGATTTTGAAAGATATTTTATACCAATATGCCCCGGCACAATTGTTTGACAGACCAAAATCAGGATTTACCATGCCGCTGAATCATTGGTTTAAAAACGAGTTGAAAGACCATGTAATGGACCATCTCTCCATCAGCGAGTTAAAGAACATACCCGGCATTAATGTACAAAAATCATTTGCCATGATAAATGAGCACATGAGCGGTAAATGGAACCGGGCGCCACAAATCTGGAAACTGCTGGTGTTTACCCAATGGCTAAAAGATCAGCATTCAAAACCAGTTTCAACATACCAGGTAGCTTAA
- a CDS encoding glycosyltransferase — MQDIKPKLLFVSITDKANGAENILLQAARASNATLLFLKKVKSGGLNIPADQQVEYVSTQSILGGFIRLIKSLSRYRTNYIIFSTHPYLNAYLGFLKRLGYLKSKLIVRECSSVLTRYKGLKKWSYKVAYWLGYPGVNLVVCQTCSMRDTFIQHLPYIDKRRVIIQKNPIDIEQNLIKAETALPAADAAAEFICAAGRLIPEKGFDLLIMAFDEIKASRPNLQLLIFGEGPEQASLEKLISELKLEGRVILKGWIANPMPYFKHAKACVISSIKEGFPNVLLQMMILNPVVISTNCAGGIDEIPGIYLAEADNVNSLTTAINTALSTNSNHKDLIMQYVEDRTPEIFIKSILNALV, encoded by the coding sequence ATGCAGGACATAAAACCGAAATTACTTTTTGTTTCGATCACCGATAAAGCAAACGGCGCCGAAAACATACTGCTGCAAGCGGCCCGTGCCAGTAACGCTACCCTGCTGTTTTTAAAGAAAGTTAAGAGCGGAGGCCTGAACATACCTGCAGATCAGCAGGTTGAATATGTGAGCACCCAAAGCATATTAGGCGGTTTTATCCGGTTAATAAAAAGCTTAAGCCGTTATCGTACCAACTATATAATTTTTAGTACCCACCCTTATTTAAATGCTTACCTGGGTTTTTTAAAACGGCTTGGGTATTTAAAATCAAAACTTATTGTAAGAGAATGCTCATCTGTTTTAACCAGGTATAAAGGTTTAAAAAAATGGAGTTACAAAGTGGCATATTGGCTTGGCTATCCTGGTGTAAATTTGGTTGTATGCCAAACCTGCAGTATGCGTGATACCTTTATACAACATCTCCCATACATTGACAAGCGAAGGGTTATCATTCAGAAAAACCCGATTGATATTGAACAAAACCTAATAAAAGCCGAAACAGCACTGCCTGCTGCCGACGCCGCTGCTGAATTTATTTGCGCAGCCGGGCGGCTGATACCTGAAAAAGGCTTTGACTTATTGATTATGGCTTTTGATGAAATTAAAGCCTCACGCCCAAATTTACAGTTGCTGATATTTGGCGAAGGCCCGGAGCAAGCTTCGCTTGAGAAATTGATCAGCGAATTAAAATTGGAAGGCCGGGTTATATTAAAAGGGTGGATCGCGAACCCGATGCCCTATTTTAAACATGCAAAAGCCTGTGTTATATCATCAATAAAAGAAGGCTTCCCGAACGTATTATTGCAAATGATGATCCTCAACCCGGTTGTGATCAGCACCAATTGCGCAGGAGGCATCGATGAAATTCCAGGCATTTACCTGGCCGAAGCCGATAACGTAAACTCATTAACAACAGCTATTAACACCGCCCTCAGCACTAACAGCAATCATAAAGACCTTATAATGCAATATGTAGAAGACCGTACCCCCGAAATTTTCATCAAGTCGATACTGAATGCACTGGTATAA
- a CDS encoding nucleoside-diphosphate sugar epimerase/dehydratase produces MIYLKNLLFQDKFHSRWLILVIDLMVVLLSLWTSLYFKNRLQFDPISLYYMLFYCSNAVLVFMIMKIHTCIIRYSNTRDMMRILITVLASNVTFLLFYYVFFAFYLKIDVSGLMDVLLINFFITSSMLMCMRIIIKDVFKYIETTSYKVEKENVLIYGSNEPSILIKNALEAQKGFMLNVQGFIDTGVDRISKCIEQKQVYPIKSIDILKKRYDIKSMLITSEDIKIDGKRKAVEKCIELGIKVIVVPSSDQWINGKPNLNQFKDLKIEDLLERKPIKICNEHILEDIKGKRILITGAAGSIGSELVRQVLMYNPEFVVLCDRAETPLHDIQMEIEDGLYGNRTRIFIADIQNSGRIKTLFNLYRPQIVFHAAAYKHVPMMENNPTEAILTNVWGTKILADISIEFNVEKFVMISTDKAVRPTNIMGASKRIAEMYIQSLNNILFEEHFFNSDPSKGSQTRFITTRFGNVLGSNGSVIPRFKAQIEKGGPVTVTHPDITRYFMTIPEAVQLVLEAAVMGNGGEIFLFDMGEPVKIADLAANMIKMAGLVPGKDIQIVYTGLRPGEKLYEELLNAEEEVIPTYNKDIKISKNIPVSYAKINNLIKDLLELNLHNEVDLMVSKMKTILPDYISNNSQYEKLDIKLIDKQMVN; encoded by the coding sequence ATGATATACCTCAAAAATTTGTTGTTCCAGGATAAATTCCATTCAAGATGGCTAATCCTGGTAATTGACCTGATGGTAGTTTTGTTATCATTATGGACATCACTATATTTTAAAAACCGGCTTCAGTTTGATCCTATCAGTCTTTATTACATGCTATTTTACTGTAGCAACGCGGTGCTGGTTTTTATGATAATGAAAATACATACTTGTATTATCAGGTATTCCAACACACGGGATATGATGCGGATCTTAATAACCGTACTTGCAAGTAACGTTACGTTTTTGCTGTTTTATTACGTGTTCTTCGCTTTCTATCTGAAAATAGATGTCAGCGGATTGATGGACGTACTACTCATCAATTTCTTTATCACTTCGTCTATGCTTATGTGCATGCGTATTATTATTAAGGATGTTTTTAAATACATTGAGACAACAAGCTATAAAGTTGAAAAAGAAAATGTACTGATCTACGGCTCCAACGAACCTTCCATCCTTATTAAAAACGCCCTTGAAGCGCAAAAAGGATTTATGCTCAATGTTCAGGGGTTTATTGACACCGGTGTTGACAGAATATCAAAATGCATTGAGCAAAAGCAGGTTTATCCTATCAAATCAATTGATATATTAAAAAAACGCTACGATATAAAGTCAATGCTGATAACATCTGAGGATATAAAAATTGACGGAAAAAGAAAAGCCGTTGAAAAATGTATCGAACTTGGCATAAAAGTAATTGTTGTGCCATCATCAGACCAGTGGATCAATGGTAAACCCAATTTAAACCAGTTTAAAGACTTAAAAATAGAAGACCTGCTGGAACGAAAACCCATAAAGATCTGTAACGAACATATCCTGGAGGACATAAAAGGTAAAAGAATTTTGATTACCGGTGCCGCAGGTTCAATAGGTTCAGAGCTGGTAAGGCAAGTGTTAATGTATAATCCCGAGTTTGTTGTGTTATGTGACAGGGCCGAAACCCCGCTGCATGATATACAAATGGAAATTGAAGACGGCTTGTACGGTAACCGCACCCGGATCTTCATTGCCGATATCCAAAATTCCGGTCGTATAAAAACACTATTTAATTTATACAGGCCTCAAATAGTATTTCATGCGGCGGCTTACAAGCACGTACCGATGATGGAGAATAATCCAACCGAAGCTATTTTAACTAACGTGTGGGGCACAAAAATCCTGGCGGATATTTCAATAGAATTTAATGTTGAAAAATTTGTAATGATATCAACCGACAAAGCAGTGCGCCCAACAAACATTATGGGGGCCTCAAAAAGGATTGCCGAAATGTATATTCAATCGTTAAATAACATATTGTTTGAAGAGCATTTTTTCAACTCAGATCCGTCAAAGGGTAGCCAAACCAGGTTTATAACAACCCGCTTTGGCAATGTTCTTGGTTCAAACGGCTCGGTGATCCCCCGCTTTAAAGCACAAATTGAAAAAGGCGGGCCTGTTACCGTTACCCATCCGGATATCACAAGATACTTTATGACCATACCCGAAGCTGTACAACTGGTACTTGAGGCAGCCGTAATGGGTAATGGGGGTGAAATATTCTTATTTGACATGGGCGAACCTGTAAAAATTGCTGACCTGGCGGCGAATATGATTAAAATGGCCGGCCTTGTTCCGGGAAAAGATATACAGATTGTATATACCGGCTTGCGCCCTGGTGAAAAATTATACGAAGAGTTGCTAAATGCCGAAGAAGAGGTGATACCAACTTATAACAAAGACATCAAGATCTCTAAAAATATCCCGGTTAGTTACGCTAAGATCAATAATTTAATAAAGGACCTTTTGGAACTTAACCTGCATAATGAAGTTGATTTGATGGTATCGAAAATGAAAACCATATTGCCTGATTACATCAGCAATAATTCACAATATGAAAAGCTCGACATAAAATTGATTGACAAACAAATGGTAAACTGA
- a CDS encoding GNAT family N-acetyltransferase: protein MIKIFSLLNKEEWISYVGNSAEYDFYHTWHYHSLETAGDPILFVYEELDTYIGFPLLQRKIPGSDYSDLTCVYGFSGPFSNKKIDEIDEEVMGNFKGAFNNFLVNEKYVSVFVRLHPFYKQQKLLEKFGGIHENGKTVVFDLSLPIDEQRKKYRQSTMDAIKHAWKKGFRVEDETNTAGIKTFVEIYTENMKRVGASNYYLFNEKYFSEILNTSEYEARLLTVYYNDIAIASTIITFTNGIIQAHLVGTRAEYLHHSPTKFLADTITQIGREKGMKYYNLGGGLGFKNDKLFDWKCAFSDFHLDFKTWRYVANPEIYQKLLQDKGIEENAEVDFFPLYRYA from the coding sequence ATGATTAAGATCTTTAGCCTGCTCAATAAAGAGGAATGGATTTCTTACGTAGGCAATTCGGCGGAATATGATTTTTATCATACATGGCATTATCATTCCCTTGAAACAGCCGGCGATCCTATTCTATTTGTATATGAAGAGTTGGATACCTACATCGGTTTCCCGCTGCTGCAGCGAAAAATTCCGGGATCCGATTACAGTGATCTGACCTGTGTTTATGGTTTTTCGGGCCCGTTTTCAAACAAAAAAATTGATGAGATAGATGAGGAGGTGATGGGAAACTTTAAGGGTGCTTTCAACAATTTTCTTGTAAATGAAAAGTACGTATCTGTTTTTGTAAGGCTGCATCCTTTTTATAAGCAGCAAAAATTACTGGAAAAATTCGGGGGTATTCACGAAAACGGAAAAACTGTAGTATTTGACCTTTCACTGCCCATTGATGAGCAGCGCAAAAAATACAGGCAATCAACCATGGATGCTATTAAACATGCCTGGAAAAAAGGTTTCAGAGTAGAAGACGAAACTAATACTGCCGGCATAAAAACCTTTGTTGAAATCTATACCGAAAACATGAAACGCGTAGGTGCCAGCAACTACTATTTATTTAATGAAAAATACTTTTCCGAAATATTAAACACCTCCGAATATGAAGCACGTTTACTAACTGTTTATTACAATGATATTGCAATTGCAAGTACTATAATAACATTCACCAATGGCATTATCCAGGCCCATTTAGTGGGTACACGCGCCGAATATTTGCATCACAGCCCTACCAAATTCCTGGCCGACACAATAACCCAGATAGGCAGGGAAAAAGGAATGAAATATTACAACCTGGGAGGTGGCCTTGGATTTAAAAACGACAAGCTCTTTGATTGGAAATGTGCCTTCTCCGACTTTCATCTTGATTTTAAAACATGGAGATATGTTGCCAACCCTGAAATATACCAAAAGCTATTGCAGGATAAGGGCATTGAAGAAAATGCCGAAGTAGACTTCTTCCCCCTATACAGATACGCTTAA
- a CDS encoding GNAT family N-acetyltransferase, which translates to MTISVYIRPLVIEDASVSYAWRNDPLIWVYTGYKPTHYISSEIETAWLREKLAKPDQLRFAICVKELNTYIGNIQLLDITDHDAELHLFIGNKLYWGKGIGYQATVQMIRYGFLIKELDEIYLKVHPANIAAITVYEKAGFEITGKVNDLITMSITKSKFVCLQNQQS; encoded by the coding sequence ATGACCATTTCAGTTTACATACGCCCCCTTGTAATAGAAGATGCGTCCGTATCTTACGCATGGCGTAATGACCCATTGATATGGGTATATACGGGCTATAAACCCACTCATTATATTAGTTCGGAAATAGAGACGGCCTGGTTGCGTGAAAAGCTGGCCAAACCCGATCAACTTAGATTTGCAATTTGTGTTAAAGAACTTAATACATACATAGGTAATATCCAGCTACTGGATATTACTGATCATGATGCAGAACTGCACCTGTTTATTGGTAACAAACTTTATTGGGGTAAAGGAATTGGTTACCAGGCAACAGTACAAATGATACGATATGGCTTTTTAATAAAGGAACTGGATGAGATTTATTTAAAGGTACACCCGGCAAATATCGCGGCAATAACCGTTTACGAAAAGGCCGGGTTTGAAATTACAGGTAAGGTAAATGACCTCATTACAATGAGTATCACTAAAAGTAAATTTGTTTGCCTTCAAAATCAACAGTCATAA
- a CDS encoding phytanoyl-CoA dioxygenase family protein — protein sequence MRNRLNYGDRHFEDFRVAMRDYGWVIFENALDSDFVAVINEDLKEAYVKRRAIQEKNGISSNMIGTLHHLVEKDNFSLPFIEKMYCADEIAYFLSGNFILNGFNAVIHTQQQHPYVSNMHRDVRTFMGDTKLLVQMIVTLDDFTIENGATYFLSGSHKTDIKPNETYFYQTADRAVTPKGSIILFDSNIWHAAGENKTIKQRRALTLGFTRPFIKPQMDYPRVLGYDFIDKLSADQRQVLGYNSRIPENLDEYYQPIHLRMYKSDQG from the coding sequence ATGAGAAATAGACTTAACTACGGAGACAGGCATTTTGAAGATTTCCGCGTTGCCATGCGTGATTACGGATGGGTTATTTTTGAGAATGCTTTAGACAGCGATTTTGTTGCAGTTATTAATGAGGACTTAAAGGAAGCGTATGTAAAACGACGAGCTATTCAGGAAAAAAATGGGATAAGCTCTAACATGATCGGTACGCTTCACCACCTTGTTGAAAAGGACAATTTCAGTCTGCCGTTTATCGAAAAAATGTATTGTGCCGATGAGATAGCTTATTTTTTGAGTGGGAATTTTATACTGAATGGCTTTAATGCTGTAATCCATACACAACAGCAACATCCTTATGTAAGTAACATGCACCGTGATGTGCGCACATTTATGGGCGATACTAAATTATTAGTGCAAATGATAGTTACCCTTGATGATTTTACCATAGAAAACGGCGCTACCTATTTCCTTTCAGGCTCACATAAAACCGATATCAAGCCTAACGAAACTTATTTCTACCAAACCGCCGACAGGGCTGTAACCCCAAAAGGAAGTATCATTCTTTTCGACTCTAACATATGGCATGCTGCCGGCGAAAATAAAACAATTAAGCAACGCAGGGCATTAACGCTGGGATTTACCCGCCCCTTTATTAAACCGCAAATGGACTATCCGAGGGTATTAGGCTACGACTTTATTGATAAGCTTAGTGCAGATCAGCGGCAGGTATTGGGTTACAATTCACGTATTCCTGAAAACCTGGATGAATATTATCAGCCCATTCATTTAAGAATGTATAAAAGCGACCAGGGATAA
- a CDS encoding NAD-dependent epimerase — MKILITGTAGFIGYHLTKKLLKRGDTVVGIDNINDYYDVKLKHDRLLDAGIKVSGMVYNKPVCSTKHPNYTFIKLDITDKENLQQQFQNYQFDAVCNLAAQAGVRYSLTNPDVYIDTNIKGFLNILECCRHFKINHLVYASSSSVYGLNKKMPFSEHNIADHPVSLYAASKKANEMMAHTYSHLFNLRTTGLRFFTVYGPWGRPDMALFIFTKAILEGKPIEVFNNGNMLRDFTYIDDIVEGITHVIDQPAEPNYLWNATDPDPATSSAPFRVFNIGRGAPVNLLDFVSEIEAQVNKKAIKTLMPMQDGDVAETCADVSNLDKMLDYKPKVSVHTGVEQFIAWYKKYYHIKSTKPGPVLVH; from the coding sequence ATGAAAATTTTAATTACCGGCACTGCGGGATTTATCGGCTATCATTTAACCAAAAAATTACTTAAACGCGGGGACACCGTTGTGGGCATTGATAATATTAATGATTACTACGATGTAAAGCTAAAGCACGACCGATTGCTGGATGCCGGCATAAAAGTATCAGGAATGGTTTATAACAAACCTGTTTGCAGTACAAAACATCCAAATTATACATTTATAAAACTGGATATCACGGATAAAGAAAATCTGCAGCAGCAATTCCAAAATTATCAGTTTGATGCCGTTTGTAACCTGGCCGCACAGGCAGGCGTACGCTACAGCCTTACTAATCCCGACGTTTATATTGATACAAACATAAAAGGCTTTTTAAACATCCTGGAGTGCTGCAGGCATTTCAAGATTAATCACCTTGTTTACGCCAGTTCATCAAGTGTTTACGGCTTAAACAAAAAAATGCCTTTCAGTGAGCATAATATTGCCGACCACCCGGTTTCATTATATGCGGCATCAAAAAAAGCAAATGAAATGATGGCCCATACTTACAGCCATTTATTTAACCTGCGTACTACAGGTTTACGCTTTTTTACAGTTTACGGACCATGGGGCCGGCCGGATATGGCTTTATTTATTTTTACCAAGGCAATTTTGGAAGGTAAACCCATTGAGGTTTTTAACAACGGTAACATGCTTCGCGATTTTACCTATATAGATGACATTGTTGAAGGCATTACACATGTTATTGATCAACCGGCCGAACCTAATTATCTGTGGAATGCCACAGATCCCGATCCGGCTACATCGTCTGCACCTTTCAGGGTTTTTAACATTGGCAGAGGGGCACCGGTTAACCTGCTTGATTTTGTTAGCGAGATTGAAGCACAGGTGAACAAAAAAGCGATAAAAACATTAATGCCAATGCAGGATGGCGACGTTGCCGAAACCTGTGCCGATGTTTCAAATTTAGATAAAATGCTGGACTACAAACCCAAGGTTTCCGTTCATACCGGGGTTGAGCAATTTATAGCATGGTATAAAAAATACTATCATATTAAAAGCACCAAACCCGGGCCGGTTCTTGTTCATTAA
- a CDS encoding glycosyltransferase yields MRKKIFLVLSSLGAGGSERVYWLLSQYFNKPDYEVVVVLLNGNECSFSTDIAGIRFIDLKTIKASRSFFKLRKLLKNEKPYAVFSTTDHINILVALVSIFVKIPNLIARASNNPQQMKQFYGFKARFYNYFSRFLFVRFNSIVCQSEEMRQSITRLYHISLSKLIVIHNPVITTNVLKPQNQISGLKRLIAVNRLIKEKGLFRLLEVMQALPQNYVLTIAGDGPLMNTLKAEAESTGLKNRVMFAGEINNVTEVISKHDVLVLSSFTEGFPNVILESLSVGVPVVTFRVGGVNELIKEGFNGFIAEQNDLCKLRQQIVRACNQTWQHPNIKADIIERFGLKKIGQAYETLLSK; encoded by the coding sequence ATGAGAAAGAAGATTTTTCTTGTCCTTAGTTCGCTTGGTGCAGGTGGTTCTGAGCGCGTTTACTGGCTGCTGTCTCAATATTTCAACAAACCTGATTACGAGGTAGTTGTAGTACTTTTAAACGGAAACGAATGCAGTTTCTCAACAGACATAGCAGGCATCAGGTTTATAGATTTGAAAACCATAAAAGCTTCGCGCTCATTTTTCAAACTTCGTAAGCTGCTGAAAAATGAAAAACCTTACGCTGTTTTTTCTACTACCGATCATATTAATATCCTGGTAGCCCTTGTGTCCATATTTGTTAAAATACCCAACCTAATAGCCCGGGCATCCAACAACCCGCAACAAATGAAGCAGTTTTATGGATTTAAAGCCCGTTTCTACAATTACTTTTCCAGGTTTTTGTTTGTGCGGTTTAACTCGATAGTTTGCCAGTCGGAAGAAATGCGGCAATCAATAACCCGGCTTTATCACATTAGCCTAAGCAAGCTGATAGTTATACATAATCCGGTTATTACAACAAACGTTTTAAAGCCTCAAAATCAAATTTCCGGTTTAAAAAGGCTCATTGCCGTTAACCGGCTGATCAAAGAAAAAGGTTTGTTCCGCCTGCTGGAAGTAATGCAGGCATTACCTCAAAACTATGTTTTAACTATTGCCGGCGATGGCCCGCTGATGAATACGCTAAAAGCAGAAGCAGAAAGTACCGGCCTTAAAAACCGTGTAATGTTTGCCGGGGAGATCAACAATGTTACTGAAGTGATATCCAAACATGATGTACTGGTTTTAAGCTCCTTTACCGAAGGCTTCCCAAATGTGATCCTTGAATCGTTATCCGTTGGTGTTCCTGTTGTTACTTTCCGTGTTGGAGGGGTTAATGAACTGATAAAAGAAGGCTTCAACGGCTTTATAGCCGAGCAGAACGACTTATGTAAGCTACGTCAGCAAATTGTCCGTGCGTGCAATCAAACCTGGCAGCATCCTAATATTAAAGCAGATATCATTGAGCGCTTTGGGCTTAAGAAGATAGGGCAGGCATATGAAACCCTGCTTTCGAAATAA